One segment of Salvelinus alpinus chromosome 1, SLU_Salpinus.1, whole genome shotgun sequence DNA contains the following:
- the LOC139583305 gene encoding actin filament-associated protein 1-like 1 isoform X7 yields the protein MGDKSCNASQTRPKSMNAKEKPAWKTHMDTSSDNSMEYLVSELNVLLKLLDHESVSTATAEKMSAIRSLLGQLQPSVNGSDFVYMNTSLYGNGTSFVESLFEELDCDLHELRASPEELKDQVEEKTSKIPPSKSPTDTPPPLPTTPPPEDYYEEAVPLDPGTVPQYITNIATCISSSPPNSIEDAYYEDADNNYPTTRINGPRMNSYADSDALSSSYESYDEEDEEAKGQDRTRRWQSEENSVGPMKDCRICAFLLRKKRFGQWAKQLTVVRDNRLQCYKSIKDSSPHIELPLNLCNVIYVPKDARRKKHKLRFSLPGGEALVLAVQSKEQAERWLKVIREVVSQASSNDGLEGSSSPMIQRKKDLDKLVGADKHTSDSDSVATGDNLPSGQLRDNCDQGKGKRGAFTELTGSMSRAAGRKINRIISFSKKKPPLPGDTLTSSYRDDNPRCGYLNVLVNQCWRERWCCVKGGTLYLHKERGDLRTHVSAVVLHGAEVVPGLGPKHPFAFRILQGGNEVAALEASCSEEMGRWLGVLLAESGCATTPEALHYDYVDVDTITNITDAARHSFLWATSSSGASTDTRTYDEVPYEGVLQPEKPVPRPGSQVKRHSSFSSSREIEKADSLVTIKRHGSSKSPEDANQYASGKYGKTRAEEDARRYLKEKEEMEKEREVIKNALLVLRNDRKEVKEQLKDATGKQQKQLEKRLAQLEESCRGKEGERVDLELRLNEVRISKVDNTYTEASMPVNCAAEMRKCPPSICSSSKGNVMQKAKEWESKKGT from the exons CGATGGAGTACCTGGTGAGTGAACTGAACGTGTTGCTGAAGCTGCTGGACCATGAGAGCGTGAGCACAGCCACAGCAGAGAAGATGAGTGCGATACGGAGCCTACTGGGGCAGCTGCAGCCATcag TGAATGGATCAGACTTCGTATACATGAACACTTCCCTTTATGGAAATGGCACCAGCTTTGTGGAATCTTTGTTTGAGGAATTGG ATTGTGACCTGCATGAGCTCAGAGCCTCCCCAGAAGAACTGAAGGATCAGGTAGAGGAGAAAACCTCCAAAATACCACCGTCGAAA AGTCCCACTGACACCCCCCCTCCTCTGCCAACCACCCCTCCTCCAGAGGACTACTATGAGGAGGCAGTGCCCCTGGACCCTGGCACGGTGCCCCAGTACATCACCAACATTGCCACATGCA TCAGCTCAAGTCCCCCAAATTCCATTGAAGATGCATACTATGAAGACGCTGACAACAACTACCCCACCACCCGAATCAATGGCCCGCGCATGAACTCCT ACGCTGATTCAGATGCGCTGAGCAGCTCCTATGAGTCGTATgacgaggaggatgaggaggcgaAGGGCCAGGACAGGACTCGGCGGTGGCAGTCAGAGGAGAACTCTGTGGGCCCCATGAAGGACTGTCGCATCTGTGCCTTCCTGTTGCGCAAGAAACGCTTCGGACAGTGGGCAAAACAGCTGACCGTTGTCCGTGACAACAGATTACAG TGCTACAAGAGCATCAAAGACAGCAGCCCACACATTGAGCTGCCGCTGAACCTGTGTAACGTCATCTACGTCCCCAAAGACGCACGCCGCAAGAAGCACAAGCTGCGTTTCTCCCTGCCTGGGGGAGAGGCCTTGGTGCTGGCTGTCCAGAGCAAGGAACAGGCGGAGCGATGGCTCAAGGTGATCCGGGAGGTGGTCAGTCAGGCCAGCAGCAATGACGGATTAGAGGGCTCCTCCTCTCctatgatccagaggaagaaagaTCTGGACAAG TTAGTAGGAGCTGACAAGCACACCTCCGACTCTGACAGCGTGGCCACTGGTGACAACCTACCCTCTGGTCAGCTCCGGGACAACTGTGACCAAG GGAAGGGGAAGAGGGGGGCGTTTACAGAGTTGACGGGATCTATGAGCAGAGCGGCTGGACGGAAGATCAACAGGATCATCAGTTTCTCTAAGAAGAAGCCTCCTCTCCCAGGAGACACTCTGACCTCTTCCTACCGTGACGACAATCCCCGCTGTG GTTATCTGAATGTGCTTGTGAACCAGTGCTGGAGGGAGAGGTGGTGCTGTGTAAAGGGTGGAACACTGTACCTGCACAAAGAAAGGGGTGACCTGCGTACTCACGTCAGCGCTGTGGTCCTCCATGGGGCCGAGGTCGTACCTGGACTGGGGCCCAAGCACCCCTTCGCTTTCCGCATCCTGCAAGGAGGCAACGAGGTGGCTGCATTGGAG gccagctgttcagaggagatggGCCGCTGGCTGGGGGTCCTGCTGGCAGAGTCTGGCTGCGCCACCACCCCAGAGGCCCTGCATTACGACTATGTGGACGTGGACACCATCACTAACATCACAGACGCAGCAAGACACTCCTTCCT TTGGGCTACCTCCTCCAGTGGTGCCTCCACAGACACCAGAACCTATGATGAGGTTCCTTATGAGGGTGTATTG CAGCCAGAGAAGCCAGTACCTAGACCAGGATCGCAGGTGAAACGCCACTCTTCTTTCTCCagcagcagagagatagagaaggcgGATTCCTTAGTCACCATAAAGAGACACGGCTCCAGTAAGTCCCCCGAAG ATGCGAATCAGTATGCATCAGGGAAGTATGGCAAAACACGAGCCGAGGAGGATGCCAGGAGGTACCTGAAAGAGAaagaagagatggagaaggagcGAGAGGTCATAAAAAATGCCCTGCTCGTATTACGCAATGATAGGAAAGAGGTGAAGGAACAACTGAAGGATGCTACAG gtAAGCAGCAGAAGCAGCTAGAGAAGCGTTTGGCCCAGCTGGAGGAAAGCTGcagggggaaggagggggagcgGGTGGACCTGGAGCTGCGTCTCAATGAG GTCCGGATCAGTAAAGTTGACAACACATACACTGAGGCATCCATGCCAGTCAACTGTGCTGCGGAGATGCGGAAGTGCCCCCCATCCATCTGTTCATCTAGCAAGGGGAACGTCATGCAGAAAGCCAAG GAATGGGAGTCCAAAAAGGGGACTTAG
- the LOC139583305 gene encoding actin filament-associated protein 1-like 1 isoform X4 codes for MGDKSCNASQTRPKSMNAKEKPAWKTHMDTSSDNSMEYLVSELNVLLKLLDHESVSTATAEKMSAIRSLLGQLQPSVNGSDFVYMNTSLYGNGTSFVESLFEELDCDLHELRASPEELKDQVEEKTSKIPPSKSPTDTPPPLPTTPPPEDYYEEAVPLDPGTVPQYITNIATCISSSPPNSIEDAYYEDADNNYPTTRINGPRMNSYADSDALSSSYESYDEEDEEAKGQDRTRRWQSEENSVGPMKDCRICAFLLRKKRFGQWAKQLTVVRDNRLQCYKSIKDSSPHIELPLNLCNVIYVPKDARRKKHKLRFSLPGGEALVLAVQSKEQAERWLKVIREVVSQASSNDGLEGSSSPMIQRKKDLDKLVGADKHTSDSDSVATGDNLPSGQLRDNCDQGKGKRGAFTELTGSMSRAAGRKINRIISFSKKKPPLPGDTLTSSYRDDNPRCGYLNVLVNQCWRERWCCVKGGTLYLHKERGDLRTHVSAVVLHGAEVVPGLGPKHPFAFRILQGGNEVAALEASCSEEMGRWLGVLLAESGCATTPEALHYDYVDVDTITNITDAARHSFLWATSSSGASTDTRTYDEVPYEGVLPEKPVPRPGSQVKRHSSFSSSREIEKADSLVTIKRHGSNANQYASGKYGKTRAEEDARRYLKEKEEMEKEREVIKNALLVLRNDRKEVKEQLKDATGKQQKQLEKRLAQLEESCRGKEGERVDLELRLNEVKENLKKSLAGGVLGPLTESKPPTSKPPRKVRISKVDNTYTEASMPVNCAAEMRKCPPSICSSSKGNVMQKAKEWESKKGT; via the exons CGATGGAGTACCTGGTGAGTGAACTGAACGTGTTGCTGAAGCTGCTGGACCATGAGAGCGTGAGCACAGCCACAGCAGAGAAGATGAGTGCGATACGGAGCCTACTGGGGCAGCTGCAGCCATcag TGAATGGATCAGACTTCGTATACATGAACACTTCCCTTTATGGAAATGGCACCAGCTTTGTGGAATCTTTGTTTGAGGAATTGG ATTGTGACCTGCATGAGCTCAGAGCCTCCCCAGAAGAACTGAAGGATCAGGTAGAGGAGAAAACCTCCAAAATACCACCGTCGAAA AGTCCCACTGACACCCCCCCTCCTCTGCCAACCACCCCTCCTCCAGAGGACTACTATGAGGAGGCAGTGCCCCTGGACCCTGGCACGGTGCCCCAGTACATCACCAACATTGCCACATGCA TCAGCTCAAGTCCCCCAAATTCCATTGAAGATGCATACTATGAAGACGCTGACAACAACTACCCCACCACCCGAATCAATGGCCCGCGCATGAACTCCT ACGCTGATTCAGATGCGCTGAGCAGCTCCTATGAGTCGTATgacgaggaggatgaggaggcgaAGGGCCAGGACAGGACTCGGCGGTGGCAGTCAGAGGAGAACTCTGTGGGCCCCATGAAGGACTGTCGCATCTGTGCCTTCCTGTTGCGCAAGAAACGCTTCGGACAGTGGGCAAAACAGCTGACCGTTGTCCGTGACAACAGATTACAG TGCTACAAGAGCATCAAAGACAGCAGCCCACACATTGAGCTGCCGCTGAACCTGTGTAACGTCATCTACGTCCCCAAAGACGCACGCCGCAAGAAGCACAAGCTGCGTTTCTCCCTGCCTGGGGGAGAGGCCTTGGTGCTGGCTGTCCAGAGCAAGGAACAGGCGGAGCGATGGCTCAAGGTGATCCGGGAGGTGGTCAGTCAGGCCAGCAGCAATGACGGATTAGAGGGCTCCTCCTCTCctatgatccagaggaagaaagaTCTGGACAAG TTAGTAGGAGCTGACAAGCACACCTCCGACTCTGACAGCGTGGCCACTGGTGACAACCTACCCTCTGGTCAGCTCCGGGACAACTGTGACCAAG GGAAGGGGAAGAGGGGGGCGTTTACAGAGTTGACGGGATCTATGAGCAGAGCGGCTGGACGGAAGATCAACAGGATCATCAGTTTCTCTAAGAAGAAGCCTCCTCTCCCAGGAGACACTCTGACCTCTTCCTACCGTGACGACAATCCCCGCTGTG GTTATCTGAATGTGCTTGTGAACCAGTGCTGGAGGGAGAGGTGGTGCTGTGTAAAGGGTGGAACACTGTACCTGCACAAAGAAAGGGGTGACCTGCGTACTCACGTCAGCGCTGTGGTCCTCCATGGGGCCGAGGTCGTACCTGGACTGGGGCCCAAGCACCCCTTCGCTTTCCGCATCCTGCAAGGAGGCAACGAGGTGGCTGCATTGGAG gccagctgttcagaggagatggGCCGCTGGCTGGGGGTCCTGCTGGCAGAGTCTGGCTGCGCCACCACCCCAGAGGCCCTGCATTACGACTATGTGGACGTGGACACCATCACTAACATCACAGACGCAGCAAGACACTCCTTCCT TTGGGCTACCTCCTCCAGTGGTGCCTCCACAGACACCAGAACCTATGATGAGGTTCCTTATGAGGGTGTATTG CCAGAGAAGCCAGTACCTAGACCAGGATCGCAGGTGAAACGCCACTCTTCTTTCTCCagcagcagagagatagagaaggcgGATTCCTTAGTCACCATAAAGAGACACGGCTCCA ATGCGAATCAGTATGCATCAGGGAAGTATGGCAAAACACGAGCCGAGGAGGATGCCAGGAGGTACCTGAAAGAGAaagaagagatggagaaggagcGAGAGGTCATAAAAAATGCCCTGCTCGTATTACGCAATGATAGGAAAGAGGTGAAGGAACAACTGAAGGATGCTACAG gtAAGCAGCAGAAGCAGCTAGAGAAGCGTTTGGCCCAGCTGGAGGAAAGCTGcagggggaaggagggggagcgGGTGGACCTGGAGCTGCGTCTCAATGAGGTGAAGGAGAACCTAAAGAAGTCCCTGGCTGGAGGGGTGCTGGGGCCGCTCACAGAGAGCAAACCCCCCACTAGCAAACCCCCCAGAAAG GTCCGGATCAGTAAAGTTGACAACACATACACTGAGGCATCCATGCCAGTCAACTGTGCTGCGGAGATGCGGAAGTGCCCCCCATCCATCTGTTCATCTAGCAAGGGGAACGTCATGCAGAAAGCCAAG GAATGGGAGTCCAAAAAGGGGACTTAG
- the LOC139583305 gene encoding actin filament-associated protein 1-like 1 isoform X1, with the protein MGDKSCNASQTRPKSMNAKEKPAWKTHMDTSSDNSMEYLVSELNVLLKLLDHESVSTATAEKMSAIRSLLGQLQPSVNGSDFVYMNTSLYGNGTSFVESLFEELDCDLHELRASPEELKDQVEEKTSKIPPSKSPTDTPPPLPTTPPPEDYYEEAVPLDPGTVPQYITNIATCISSSPPNSIEDAYYEDADNNYPTTRINGPRMNSYADSDALSSSYESYDEEDEEAKGQDRTRRWQSEENSVGPMKDCRICAFLLRKKRFGQWAKQLTVVRDNRLQCYKSIKDSSPHIELPLNLCNVIYVPKDARRKKHKLRFSLPGGEALVLAVQSKEQAERWLKVIREVVSQASSNDGLEGSSSPMIQRKKDLDKLVGADKHTSDSDSVATGDNLPSGQLRDNCDQGKGKRGAFTELTGSMSRAAGRKINRIISFSKKKPPLPGDTLTSSYRDDNPRCGYLNVLVNQCWRERWCCVKGGTLYLHKERGDLRTHVSAVVLHGAEVVPGLGPKHPFAFRILQGGNEVAALEASCSEEMGRWLGVLLAESGCATTPEALHYDYVDVDTITNITDAARHSFLWATSSSGASTDTRTYDEVPYEGVLQPEKPVPRPGSQVKRHSSFSSSREIEKADSLVTIKRHGSSKSPEDANQYASGKYGKTRAEEDARRYLKEKEEMEKEREVIKNALLVLRNDRKEVKEQLKDATGKQQKQLEKRLAQLEESCRGKEGERVDLELRLNEVKENLKKSLAGGVLGPLTESKPPTSKPPRKVRISKVDNTYTEASMPVNCAAEMRKCPPSICSSSKGNVMQKAKEWESKKGT; encoded by the exons CGATGGAGTACCTGGTGAGTGAACTGAACGTGTTGCTGAAGCTGCTGGACCATGAGAGCGTGAGCACAGCCACAGCAGAGAAGATGAGTGCGATACGGAGCCTACTGGGGCAGCTGCAGCCATcag TGAATGGATCAGACTTCGTATACATGAACACTTCCCTTTATGGAAATGGCACCAGCTTTGTGGAATCTTTGTTTGAGGAATTGG ATTGTGACCTGCATGAGCTCAGAGCCTCCCCAGAAGAACTGAAGGATCAGGTAGAGGAGAAAACCTCCAAAATACCACCGTCGAAA AGTCCCACTGACACCCCCCCTCCTCTGCCAACCACCCCTCCTCCAGAGGACTACTATGAGGAGGCAGTGCCCCTGGACCCTGGCACGGTGCCCCAGTACATCACCAACATTGCCACATGCA TCAGCTCAAGTCCCCCAAATTCCATTGAAGATGCATACTATGAAGACGCTGACAACAACTACCCCACCACCCGAATCAATGGCCCGCGCATGAACTCCT ACGCTGATTCAGATGCGCTGAGCAGCTCCTATGAGTCGTATgacgaggaggatgaggaggcgaAGGGCCAGGACAGGACTCGGCGGTGGCAGTCAGAGGAGAACTCTGTGGGCCCCATGAAGGACTGTCGCATCTGTGCCTTCCTGTTGCGCAAGAAACGCTTCGGACAGTGGGCAAAACAGCTGACCGTTGTCCGTGACAACAGATTACAG TGCTACAAGAGCATCAAAGACAGCAGCCCACACATTGAGCTGCCGCTGAACCTGTGTAACGTCATCTACGTCCCCAAAGACGCACGCCGCAAGAAGCACAAGCTGCGTTTCTCCCTGCCTGGGGGAGAGGCCTTGGTGCTGGCTGTCCAGAGCAAGGAACAGGCGGAGCGATGGCTCAAGGTGATCCGGGAGGTGGTCAGTCAGGCCAGCAGCAATGACGGATTAGAGGGCTCCTCCTCTCctatgatccagaggaagaaagaTCTGGACAAG TTAGTAGGAGCTGACAAGCACACCTCCGACTCTGACAGCGTGGCCACTGGTGACAACCTACCCTCTGGTCAGCTCCGGGACAACTGTGACCAAG GGAAGGGGAAGAGGGGGGCGTTTACAGAGTTGACGGGATCTATGAGCAGAGCGGCTGGACGGAAGATCAACAGGATCATCAGTTTCTCTAAGAAGAAGCCTCCTCTCCCAGGAGACACTCTGACCTCTTCCTACCGTGACGACAATCCCCGCTGTG GTTATCTGAATGTGCTTGTGAACCAGTGCTGGAGGGAGAGGTGGTGCTGTGTAAAGGGTGGAACACTGTACCTGCACAAAGAAAGGGGTGACCTGCGTACTCACGTCAGCGCTGTGGTCCTCCATGGGGCCGAGGTCGTACCTGGACTGGGGCCCAAGCACCCCTTCGCTTTCCGCATCCTGCAAGGAGGCAACGAGGTGGCTGCATTGGAG gccagctgttcagaggagatggGCCGCTGGCTGGGGGTCCTGCTGGCAGAGTCTGGCTGCGCCACCACCCCAGAGGCCCTGCATTACGACTATGTGGACGTGGACACCATCACTAACATCACAGACGCAGCAAGACACTCCTTCCT TTGGGCTACCTCCTCCAGTGGTGCCTCCACAGACACCAGAACCTATGATGAGGTTCCTTATGAGGGTGTATTG CAGCCAGAGAAGCCAGTACCTAGACCAGGATCGCAGGTGAAACGCCACTCTTCTTTCTCCagcagcagagagatagagaaggcgGATTCCTTAGTCACCATAAAGAGACACGGCTCCAGTAAGTCCCCCGAAG ATGCGAATCAGTATGCATCAGGGAAGTATGGCAAAACACGAGCCGAGGAGGATGCCAGGAGGTACCTGAAAGAGAaagaagagatggagaaggagcGAGAGGTCATAAAAAATGCCCTGCTCGTATTACGCAATGATAGGAAAGAGGTGAAGGAACAACTGAAGGATGCTACAG gtAAGCAGCAGAAGCAGCTAGAGAAGCGTTTGGCCCAGCTGGAGGAAAGCTGcagggggaaggagggggagcgGGTGGACCTGGAGCTGCGTCTCAATGAGGTGAAGGAGAACCTAAAGAAGTCCCTGGCTGGAGGGGTGCTGGGGCCGCTCACAGAGAGCAAACCCCCCACTAGCAAACCCCCCAGAAAG GTCCGGATCAGTAAAGTTGACAACACATACACTGAGGCATCCATGCCAGTCAACTGTGCTGCGGAGATGCGGAAGTGCCCCCCATCCATCTGTTCATCTAGCAAGGGGAACGTCATGCAGAAAGCCAAG GAATGGGAGTCCAAAAAGGGGACTTAG
- the LOC139583305 gene encoding actin filament-associated protein 1-like 1 isoform X3, whose protein sequence is MGDKSCNASQTRPKSMNAKEKPAWKTHMDTSSDNSMEYLVSELNVLLKLLDHESVSTATAEKMSAIRSLLGQLQPSVNGSDFVYMNTSLYGNGTSFVESLFEELDCDLHELRASPEELKDQVEEKTSKIPPSKSPTDTPPPLPTTPPPEDYYEEAVPLDPGTVPQYITNIATCISSSPPNSIEDAYYEDADNNYPTTRINGPRMNSYADSDALSSSYESYDEEDEEAKGQDRTRRWQSEENSVGPMKDCRICAFLLRKKRFGQWAKQLTVVRDNRLQCYKSIKDSSPHIELPLNLCNVIYVPKDARRKKHKLRFSLPGGEALVLAVQSKEQAERWLKVIREVVSQASSNDGLEGSSSPMIQRKKDLDKLVGADKHTSDSDSVATGDNLPSGQLRDNCDQGKGKRGAFTELTGSMSRAAGRKINRIISFSKKKPPLPGDTLTSSYRDDNPRCGYLNVLVNQCWRERWCCVKGGTLYLHKERGDLRTHVSAVVLHGAEVVPGLGPKHPFAFRILQGGNEVAALEASCSEEMGRWLGVLLAESGCATTPEALHYDYVDVDTITNITDAARHSFLWATSSSGASTDTRTYDEVPYEGVLQPEKPVPRPGSQVKRHSSFSSSREIEKADSLVTIKRHGSNANQYASGKYGKTRAEEDARRYLKEKEEMEKEREVIKNALLVLRNDRKEVKEQLKDATGKQQKQLEKRLAQLEESCRGKEGERVDLELRLNEVKENLKKSLAGGVLGPLTESKPPTSKPPRKVRISKVDNTYTEASMPVNCAAEMRKCPPSICSSSKGNVMQKAKEWESKKGT, encoded by the exons CGATGGAGTACCTGGTGAGTGAACTGAACGTGTTGCTGAAGCTGCTGGACCATGAGAGCGTGAGCACAGCCACAGCAGAGAAGATGAGTGCGATACGGAGCCTACTGGGGCAGCTGCAGCCATcag TGAATGGATCAGACTTCGTATACATGAACACTTCCCTTTATGGAAATGGCACCAGCTTTGTGGAATCTTTGTTTGAGGAATTGG ATTGTGACCTGCATGAGCTCAGAGCCTCCCCAGAAGAACTGAAGGATCAGGTAGAGGAGAAAACCTCCAAAATACCACCGTCGAAA AGTCCCACTGACACCCCCCCTCCTCTGCCAACCACCCCTCCTCCAGAGGACTACTATGAGGAGGCAGTGCCCCTGGACCCTGGCACGGTGCCCCAGTACATCACCAACATTGCCACATGCA TCAGCTCAAGTCCCCCAAATTCCATTGAAGATGCATACTATGAAGACGCTGACAACAACTACCCCACCACCCGAATCAATGGCCCGCGCATGAACTCCT ACGCTGATTCAGATGCGCTGAGCAGCTCCTATGAGTCGTATgacgaggaggatgaggaggcgaAGGGCCAGGACAGGACTCGGCGGTGGCAGTCAGAGGAGAACTCTGTGGGCCCCATGAAGGACTGTCGCATCTGTGCCTTCCTGTTGCGCAAGAAACGCTTCGGACAGTGGGCAAAACAGCTGACCGTTGTCCGTGACAACAGATTACAG TGCTACAAGAGCATCAAAGACAGCAGCCCACACATTGAGCTGCCGCTGAACCTGTGTAACGTCATCTACGTCCCCAAAGACGCACGCCGCAAGAAGCACAAGCTGCGTTTCTCCCTGCCTGGGGGAGAGGCCTTGGTGCTGGCTGTCCAGAGCAAGGAACAGGCGGAGCGATGGCTCAAGGTGATCCGGGAGGTGGTCAGTCAGGCCAGCAGCAATGACGGATTAGAGGGCTCCTCCTCTCctatgatccagaggaagaaagaTCTGGACAAG TTAGTAGGAGCTGACAAGCACACCTCCGACTCTGACAGCGTGGCCACTGGTGACAACCTACCCTCTGGTCAGCTCCGGGACAACTGTGACCAAG GGAAGGGGAAGAGGGGGGCGTTTACAGAGTTGACGGGATCTATGAGCAGAGCGGCTGGACGGAAGATCAACAGGATCATCAGTTTCTCTAAGAAGAAGCCTCCTCTCCCAGGAGACACTCTGACCTCTTCCTACCGTGACGACAATCCCCGCTGTG GTTATCTGAATGTGCTTGTGAACCAGTGCTGGAGGGAGAGGTGGTGCTGTGTAAAGGGTGGAACACTGTACCTGCACAAAGAAAGGGGTGACCTGCGTACTCACGTCAGCGCTGTGGTCCTCCATGGGGCCGAGGTCGTACCTGGACTGGGGCCCAAGCACCCCTTCGCTTTCCGCATCCTGCAAGGAGGCAACGAGGTGGCTGCATTGGAG gccagctgttcagaggagatggGCCGCTGGCTGGGGGTCCTGCTGGCAGAGTCTGGCTGCGCCACCACCCCAGAGGCCCTGCATTACGACTATGTGGACGTGGACACCATCACTAACATCACAGACGCAGCAAGACACTCCTTCCT TTGGGCTACCTCCTCCAGTGGTGCCTCCACAGACACCAGAACCTATGATGAGGTTCCTTATGAGGGTGTATTG CAGCCAGAGAAGCCAGTACCTAGACCAGGATCGCAGGTGAAACGCCACTCTTCTTTCTCCagcagcagagagatagagaaggcgGATTCCTTAGTCACCATAAAGAGACACGGCTCCA ATGCGAATCAGTATGCATCAGGGAAGTATGGCAAAACACGAGCCGAGGAGGATGCCAGGAGGTACCTGAAAGAGAaagaagagatggagaaggagcGAGAGGTCATAAAAAATGCCCTGCTCGTATTACGCAATGATAGGAAAGAGGTGAAGGAACAACTGAAGGATGCTACAG gtAAGCAGCAGAAGCAGCTAGAGAAGCGTTTGGCCCAGCTGGAGGAAAGCTGcagggggaaggagggggagcgGGTGGACCTGGAGCTGCGTCTCAATGAGGTGAAGGAGAACCTAAAGAAGTCCCTGGCTGGAGGGGTGCTGGGGCCGCTCACAGAGAGCAAACCCCCCACTAGCAAACCCCCCAGAAAG GTCCGGATCAGTAAAGTTGACAACACATACACTGAGGCATCCATGCCAGTCAACTGTGCTGCGGAGATGCGGAAGTGCCCCCCATCCATCTGTTCATCTAGCAAGGGGAACGTCATGCAGAAAGCCAAG GAATGGGAGTCCAAAAAGGGGACTTAG